One window of the Vigna radiata var. radiata cultivar VC1973A chromosome 1, Vradiata_ver6, whole genome shotgun sequence genome contains the following:
- the LOC111241567 gene encoding extensin-like — protein sequence MSGQEPSRPDKGKTVKKARKAKYVVRVPSTIPFSNASTRPDVGSSRPPPPSTAPTPSTIRPTPSTIGPTPSTIRPTPSVVGPTPPTVVPTPSVVGPTPYIHPSSIPTPSSIPSPDVXQPSADAADAADTEDLDDPAPHDRPFIEPCGKGFLPSRVASQAITRTIKQQFLQPWASWGVIPDDDKKLF from the exons ATGTCAGGACAGGAGCCTTCACGTCCTGACAAGGGCAAGACGGTAAAAAAGGCTAGGAAGGCGAAGTACGTTGTTAGAGTTCCTTCGACGATACCATTTTCCAATGCCAGTACTCGACCAGACGTTGGATCCTCACGTCCACCACCCCCTTCTACGGCGCCCACACCTTCTACCATAAGGCCCACTCCTTCTACCATAGGGCCCACTCCTTCTACCATAAGGCCCACTCCTTCAGTTGTAGGGCCCACACCTCCTACTGTAGTGCCTACTCCTTCAGTGGTAGGGCCCACACCATATATTCATCCCTCTTCTATCCCCACACCATCTTCTATACCATCTCCAGATGTACANCAGCCATCTGCTGATGCTGCTGATGCTGCTGATACTGAAGATTTGGATGATCCTGCTCCTCATGATCGACCATTCATTGAGCCGTGCGGAAAAGG GTTTCTTCCTTCTAGAGTTGCTTCACAGGCCATCACTAGGACTATTAAGCAACAATTTCTTCAGCCCTGGGCATCATGGGGAGTAATCCCTGACGACGACAAAAAACTGTTTTAG
- the LOC106760345 gene encoding uncharacterized protein LOC106760345 → MAHFPNHRGWMYDRCYSGRRGLKEAFVLGVNEFVETARRYKYYALDGGIRCPCIKCECTKIMKDEDIKVHLYQKGFMPNYKVWTFHGEEMPSTSTAHENQPASGSNTIVHTSKIDQFTYMEEMVDDALRRHAEQEPNDSRDEESPNESKSTCSSESKLSVCIRLMAGKSNWNVPNQEVDHFTKLVLDLTPPNNSLPKNYYEAKRCVSKLGLEAKKIDCCVNGCMLFYDNDTGKNDASLVQCKFCGNPRFQTLHPGRSEGVLRHPSDGEAWKHFNCKHPSFASDARNVRLGLCSDGFTPYIQASASPYSCWPVIVTPYNLPPEMCMTKPYMFLTCIILGPSNPKSGVEVYLEPLIDDLKKLWTGIWTYDVSRKQNFLMRAALMWTINDFPAYDVLSSWSTHGRLACPHCMEHIKSFLLTHGRKSCWFDCHRRFLPIDHMFRRNKKAFRKGQLEKDMPPPRLNPYQVWRRVKHFPKVNESGINRIEGFGSGITG, encoded by the exons ATGGCCCATTTTCCCAATCATCGTGGATGGATGTACGACCGTTGTTATAGCGGAAGGAGAGGTTTGAAGGAAGCTTTTGTCCTTGGAGTTAATGAGTTTGTGGAGACGGCTCGGCGATATAAATATTATGCTCTTGATGGAGGGATTCGATGCCCATGCATCAAGTGTGAATGTACAAAGATTATGAAAGATGAAGACATCAAAGTTCACTTATACCAAAAAGGGTTCATGCCAAATTACAAGGTTTGGACATTTCATGGTGAAGAAATGCCTTCTACCTCCACTGCTCATGAAAATCAACCTGCATCAGGTTCGAATACTATTGTACATACATCTAAGATAGATCAATTTACCTACATGGAAGAGATGGTAGATGATGCTCTTCGTCGACATGCTGAACAAGAACCAAACGATAGTCGTGATGAAGAGTCTCCAAATGAAAGCAAATCAACCT GTTCATCTGAGTCAAAATTGTCAGTGTGCATTAGACTTATGGCTGGTAAATCTAATTGGAATGTTCCCAATCAAGAGGTGGACCACTTTACAAAATTGGTGTTAGATCTAACACCACCAAACAATTCTTTGCCGAAGAATTATTACGAAGCCAAAAGATGTGTTTCGAAGTTGGGATTGGAAGCGAAGAAGATTGATTGTTGTGTGAATGGATGTATGCTTTTCTATGACAACGACACTGGCAAAAATGATGCATCGTTGGTGCAATGCAAGTTTTGTGGCAATCCTCGATTTCAAACATTGCATCCAGGACGGAG TGAAGGAGTGTTGCGTCATCCTTCTGACGGTGAAGCATGGAAGCACTTCAACTGTAAACATCCATCTTTCGCCAGTGATGCTCGTAACGTGAGACTTGGTCTATGTTCGGATGGGTTTACTCCATACATTCAGGCGTCTGCATCACCATATTCATGTTGGCCAGTGATTGTTACCCCATATAATCTTCCACCCGAGATGTGTATGACAAAGCCTTACATGTTTTTAACGTGTATAATACTAGGACCATCTAATCCTAAATCAGGGGTTGAAGTGTATTTAGAGcctttgattgatgatttgaagaagcTGTGGACCGGTATATGGACGTATGATGTATCAAGGAAGCAAAATTTTCTTATGAGGGCAGCTTTGATGTGGactattaatgactttccagcgTATGACGTGTTATCTAGTTGGAGCACGCATGGTCGATTAGCTTGTCCGCATTGCATGGAACACATAAAGTCATTCTTATTGACGCATGGTCGGAAAAGTTGTTGGTTTGACTGCCATAGAAGGTTCTTGCCCATTGATCACATGTTTAGGAGGAACAAAAAGGCTTTTCGCAAAGGGCAACTTGAAAAAGATATGCCACCTCCTAGGCTTAATCCATATCAAGTTTGGAGAAGAGTCAAACATTTTCCAAAAGTCAATGAAAGTGGTATCAATAGGATTGAAGGGTTCGGGAGTGGCATAACTGGATGA